A stretch of Vigna angularis cultivar LongXiaoDou No.4 chromosome 4, ASM1680809v1, whole genome shotgun sequence DNA encodes these proteins:
- the LOC108331093 gene encoding uncharacterized protein LOC108331093, producing MHVTFIPGEVQDLWDNWGLEMLVLLSFTIQVILTVYGSRRKDIPGLRTRFTVWFTYLLSASLQKIIIGKLTVIPESDPSERNIRRELKALFAPLLLVQIGNPDAITAYSIEDNRLGLRQLLTLVLQVAVVIWIIIKSWTHSQLSFLYLPLLVSGLIKHGEVVWALKSALTKGSGIITIQEIDQEANMPALFRFLPEDIPNIELILKAYYRFISLKPHRENWLYQPLYESLPHMSIDEYAPEDIFHITDAELSFMYDVLYTKSPIIYTKAGCILRVVSFFNLVLTLCGFSVLFRQEFSRHWKACFIVGVLGGAVLMEAYQIVQLPFSDWAIIQMIKHKDLPLMIPCLRILGPRARSWKRWSNSLPQFNLLSFCIHDKPIRCGKILKFRGIDVELKKNRCRTRIEFPQELKALMVQEMKDIDGVRRLKHFNQRGEWSLGRYGSPNDIKWSVKRDFDKSIAIWHIATDICYYSDAHAKDSSPKIQMARLLSNYMMYLLAMRPHMLSTTTANIIFQHACDKLKGLTVDKEQCVKDEKEACRILRTERVPQHLNSERKSETVVTSKWNMLRDAQRLARNLMLRENRWQIICSVWVEMLCYAAANCSTDYHSEQIRRGGGLVTHVWILLAHKTDKYHISD from the coding sequence ATGCACGTAACTTTCATTCCAGGAGAAGTACAGGATCTATGGGATAATTGGGGTCTGGAAATGCTTGTGCTATTGAGTTTCACCATCCAAGTGATCCTCACAGTGTATGGAAGCCGCAGAAAGGACATCCCAGGTTTGAGGACAAGGTTCACAGTTTGGTTCACCTATTTGCTGTCTGCTTCCCTTCAAAAAATCATCATAGGCAAGCTTACAGTAATACCTGAAAGTGATCCAAGCGAACGCAACATAAGACGTGAACTGAAGGCACTGTTTGCACCATTGCTTCTGGTGCAAATTGGAAATCCAGATGCCATAACTGCATACTCAATTGAAGATAACAGATTGGGGCTGAGGCAGTTGCTCACCCTTGTTCTCCAAGTAGCTGTGGTGATTTGGATCATCATAAAGAGTTGGACACATTCACAACTCTCTTTTCTGTACTTGCCATTACTTGTATCTGGACTAATCAAGCATGGAGAAGTTGTTTGGGCTCTAAAGTCAGCACTTACTAAAGGATCGGGCATAATCACCATTCAAGAAATTGACCAAGAAGCCAACATGCCTGCTTTATTCAGATTTCTTCCTGAGGATATTCCAAACATAGAGTTGATCCTAAAGGCTTATTACCGCTTTATCTCATTGAAGCCCCATCGTGAGAATTGGCTCTACCAGCCTTTATACGAATCGCTACCCCATATGTCTATAGATGAGTATGCTCCAGAAGACATCTTCCACATCACAGATGCAGAACTGAGCTTCATGTACGATGTGTTGTACACCAAGTCACCTATAATCTATACCAAAGCAGGTTGTATTCTTCGTGTCGTAAGCtttttcaatttagttctaACATTGTGTGGATTCTCAGTCTTATTTAGGCAAGAATTTTCACGCCATTGGAAAGCATGTTTTATAGTTGGGGTGTTAGGTGGAGCAGTTCTCATGGAGGCATACCAGATTGTACAATTACCGTTCTCAGATTGGGCCATAATTCAAATGATCAAGCACAAAGATCTTCCACTCATGATTCCATGCTTGAGAATTCTTGGACCCAGAGCCAGGAGTTGGAAAAGGTGGTCAAACTCATTGCCACAGTTCAACTTGCTAAGCTTTTGCATTCATGACAAGCCAATAAGGTGTggaaaaattctaaaattccGTGGCATTGACGTGGAGTTGAAAAAGAACAGGTGCAGGACACGCATAGAATTTCCCCAAGAACTGAAAGCTCTGATGGTTcaagaaatgaaagatattGATGGAGTTAGAAGACTGAAGCACTTCAACCAACGAGGAGAATGGTCACTCGGCAGGTATGGCTCGCCCAACGACATCAAATGGAGTGTTAAACGAGACTTCGACAAGAGCATTGCAATATGGCACATTGCAACAGACATATGCTACTATTCAGATGCTCATGCCAAGGATTCAAGCCCCAAAATCCAAATGGCCAGATTATTGTCCAATTACATGATGTACCTCCTAGCCATGCGCCCTCACATGCTGTCCACCACCACTGCCAATATAATATTTCAACACGCCTGTGATAAACTGAAGGGTTTGACGGTAGACAAAGAACAATGTgtgaaagatgaaaaagaagcATGCAGGATTTTGAGAACAGAAAGAGTTCCCCAACATTTAAATTCTGAGCGGAAATCAGAAACTGTTGTGACATCAAAATGGAACATGCTTAGGGATGCTCAGAGACTGGCTAGGAATTTGATGCTAAGGGAGAACAGATGGCAGATCATATGCAGTGTGTGGGTGGAGATGTTGTGTTATGCTGCAGCTAATTGCTCAACAGATTATCACTCTGAACAAATAAGGAGAGGTGGAGGTTTGGTAACACATGTTTGGATTCTGTTAGCTCACAAGACTGATAAATATCACATCAGTGACTAG